Genomic segment of Bacteroides stercoris ATCC 43183:
AGCTTCCGCAGTTCTGCAGGAAGATGTGAACCTACTGTAATCTCCCTCCATTGAGGGGTATTTACATTATAACTTGAATATTCCATGACATTTTATATTAAATTAAATAAGTTCTAATCTTTATTCAATCCTTTTATTATTTTTCGTTTACCGACAATCCATACCGTATCATTCTCCTTGAAAATTGTATCAGGGTCTGGATTCATAATATTCGCGGTACTCCTCTCTATTCCGATAATGATGCTATCCGATATGTCCTCCTCCCGGATCGTCTTTCCGATCAATGGTGAACCTCCTTCGACAGGGAATTGCCCTATTTCCATCTCATCCTGCAAGGATGTTTCGTTCCCGTTCCTTTCTACCTCCTTTTGTTCCATGGATGTCCGGAAGCTTTCCAACTGCCGGTCCGTACCTACGACCGTAACCTTGTCATATGGATAGAGATGTTCTTCCCCTTGTGGTATATCCAGGCGTTTTTCTCCACGGGTGATTGAAATCACATTTATCTGAAACAAGGTGCGTAGTCTGCTTTCTTTTAATGTTCTGCCCACATATATGGAATCAGGGGATACTGTGAAATCCGCCAAATGTAATTCCTTGAACGGGATATTGCTGCCAAGGGTGGAGCCTGTATCACTTTCTGTAGAAAGTCCATTCCCATCCGTCCCTTGAAAGTTTGCCATAAATTGTCTCTCTATAGTCAGCGACCGTTTCTTGATCCGCTTGGAAAAATAAATGACGGCAATGATAATGGAAGAGACTACCAGCCCGGCTCCCAAGGCAACATTGAAAAGATGGGTAATGATACTCATCATGATAATCGTGCAGATCAGTATTTTGACAAGTACTATTGATACCAAAGGCCCTCTGTTGAACTTGTTGTCCGTCCAGAGTTTACGGAACTCGGTTGAATTGTTCTTTTTCATGATGATGGCCCACAGAAACGGGGATATGACAAGAAAGATGATGACGAAGCCCAACAAGTTCCCTTCCATTCCCGGCAGACTTTTCCTAATCAAAGGATGTACATAGGAAAAATATAAAGTGATGAAAAAAACGCATACGACTAGATAGAGTGTGACAGACACCAGCATAGACCGGATCAGTTTATGCCAAGTACCCTGGTGTTTTACAGTCATTGCCCCGGACGTATAGTGTACGAGATAATCTTTCAGGGATTCAGGCAGGTGGCTGTCTATAAACCGGTATGCAGGTTCCGAAAGCCGTATCATATAGGGGGTAAGAAAAGTCGTTATGACAGATACGGCCACTATGACCGGATAGAGATACTTGTCCGTGACATTCAGACTGACGCCTAAAGATGCGATAATGAATGCGAACTCACCGACCTGTGTCAGTGAAAAGCCGGACTGTATGGCGATTTTCAACGGCTGGCCGGAAAGCAGGATACCAAAGCTCCCGAATAGTACCTGGCCGGACAGTACCAGCAATGTCAGGGTGAGAATAGGGACAGCATATTCCCACATCATGGCAGGATCGATCATCATTCCCACCGACACGAAAAATATGGAAGCGAACAGGTCTTTTACCGGCTGTACGATATGTGCGATTTTTCCCGCTTCAACGGTCTCTGCCAGCAGGGACCCCATGACAAAGGCTCCTAATGCGGCAGAAAATCCCGCTTTTGTCGCAATCATCACCATTCCCAGGCAAAGTCCCAGAGAGGTTATCAATAAAATCTCGTTGCTGGTGAAACGGCGTATCTTCTTCAGCAGGGTAGGTATCAGATAGATGCCCAATGCCGACCAGAAAATCAGGAAAGCGGCCAGCTTCAATATACTTTCCAGCATCTCCTTCCCTTCAAAATGTTTGCCTACCGCCAACGTGGAAAGAATAACCATCATCACTACCGCCACCAGATCTTCGATGACAAGAATCCCCAAGACAATGCCGGTGAATTTCTGTTGGAGAAGTCCCATGTCATTGAAGGCCTTGAATACGATGGCCGTGGACGACATGGACAACATTCCACCCAGAAAAATACTGCTCATGTGGGAGAACCCCATTGCATTCCCCGCTGTATAGCCTATGAACATCATGCCACATAC
This window contains:
- a CDS encoding cation:proton antiporter, whose translation is MSEVAPLISDLAIILIIAGIVTVIFKWLKQPVILGYIVAGIMAGPSVSLVPTVSDPANIKIWADIGVIFLLFAMGLDFSFKKLINVGITAIVATVTIVCGMMFIGYTAGNAMGFSHMSSIFLGGMLSMSSTAIVFKAFNDMGLLQQKFTGIVLGILVIEDLVAVVMMVILSTLAVGKHFEGKEMLESILKLAAFLIFWSALGIYLIPTLLKKIRRFTSNEILLITSLGLCLGMVMIATKAGFSAALGAFVMGSLLAETVEAGKIAHIVQPVKDLFASIFFVSVGMMIDPAMMWEYAVPILTLTLLVLSGQVLFGSFGILLSGQPLKIAIQSGFSLTQVGEFAFIIASLGVSLNVTDKYLYPVIVAVSVITTFLTPYMIRLSEPAYRFIDSHLPESLKDYLVHYTSGAMTVKHQGTWHKLIRSMLVSVTLYLVVCVFFITLYFSYVHPLIRKSLPGMEGNLLGFVIIFLVISPFLWAIIMKKNNSTEFRKLWTDNKFNRGPLVSIVLVKILICTIIMMSIITHLFNVALGAGLVVSSIIIAVIYFSKRIKKRSLTIERQFMANFQGTDGNGLSTESDTGSTLGSNIPFKELHLADFTVSPDSIYVGRTLKESRLRTLFQINVISITRGEKRLDIPQGEEHLYPYDKVTVVGTDRQLESFRTSMEQKEVERNGNETSLQDEMEIGQFPVEGGSPLIGKTIREEDISDSIIIGIERSTANIMNPDPDTIFKENDTVWIVGKRKIIKGLNKD